In Debaryomyces hansenii CBS767 chromosome A complete sequence, a genomic segment contains:
- a CDS encoding DEHA2D01430p (similar to wi|NCU05136.1 Neurospora crassa) — protein MNRHVLCRRLTIIICVLFMCAIGLGVGLGVGISQNKRTLEKSKPDLNDPPVASFKKPNLWKPEKGATWQYQLASSFETLVSGVEVYDIDLFENSEKTISNLQKQGKKVICYFSAGSYEDWRPDKKKFAKDDLGKSLDGWKGERWLNVNSQNVRKIMKARLDLAVQKKCDGVEPDNVDGYDNDNGIKLTENDAINYMKFLASEAHHRNLSIGLKNAGSIVKDVVNLVEWSVQEQCIQFGGCKEYQPFIKADKPVFHVEYPKGEDVNNNHNITASKFNKICNNADTHGFSTIVKNMNLDYWIEVCPTP, from the coding sequence ATGAATCGTCATGTTCTATGTCGACGTTTGactattattatatgtGTTCTTTTCATGTGTGCGATCGGTTTAGGTGTTGGTCTTGGAGTAGGTATTTCACAAAATAAAAGGACTCTAGAGAAATCTAAGCCAGACTTGAACGATCCACCAGTGGCTAGTTTTAAGAAACCAAACTTGTGGAAGCCCGAAAAAGGTGCAACGTGGCAATATCAGCTtgcttcttcatttgaGACACTTGTGTCCGGCGTGGAAGTGTATGATATTGatctttttgaaaattcagaGAAAACGATTAGCAATTTACAGAAACAGGGTAAAAAGGTTATTTGCTATTTCTCGGCTGGAAGCTATGAGGACTGGAGGCCAGATAAGAAAAAGTTTGCTAAAGATGATCTAGGTAAATCTCTTGATGGGTGGAAGGGTGAAAGATGGTTAAATGTAAATTCGCAAAACGTCAgaaagataatgaaagcCAGATTGGACCTAGCCGTACAGAAGAAATGTGATGGGGTCGAACCAGATAATGTCGATGGTTATGATAATGACAATGGAATAAAACTTACAGAAAATGATGCCATTAATTACATGAAATTTTTAGCCTCTGAAGCACACCACAGAAATTTGTCTATAGGGTTGAAAAATGCAGGTAGTATAGTTAAAGATGTAGTCAATCTAGTGGAATGGTCGGTACAAGAACaatgtattcaatttggTGGATGTAAGGAATACCAACCTTTTATAAAAGCGGATAAACCTGTTTTCCATGTCGAGTATCCAAAAGGTGAAGATgtcaataataatcataACATCACTGCATCAAAGTTCAACAAGATATGCAATAATGCAGATACTCATGGATTTTCGACTATCGTCAAAAACATGAACTTAGACTACTGGATTGAAGTCTGTCCGACACCATGA